TCGATAAGACAAGTGTCGACATCTATCAGTTTACATCTTCATGTAATTTTAAGAGAGatcatattttctattcaCATTATTACCTTTATCTTTgagcattttaaataaagaataaataattacatatatatttaaattaatttatataattataagataattaattttaaagaatataattttaagaaaattttttgaattttattaaaatatattttttcagtcatttatgcaattaataaaaaattatgcagTTGTTagtattaaagtaaatataaattattaataaaaatataattaaagtacactaataataatgttatttctaaatattatgtataataatattcaatcattTCGATATGTGAAAACATTTAACatacttaatttaaatataacacgAACGTATACAAGATGGGTTAGCCGAAGAccaattgcaattattaacgAAGACGAACTTTATGAGTGCAATGATACTACTAAACCAGAAATTTCTAGACAAAGAAGAGTATCTacaagaaaatcaaaaagaacaaaattctcccaagaaacaaaaaataaagaaactgaAATAACtgcaaaaaagaataaatttatgaaacttaaagaaaatgataaaattataacgtatgttatttattttatattataatcttagaaaaaaattgcaaaattatgatgtaaaataaaagaaattatttaaaatttctaattgtttTAGATCTTTGATGACTAAATTAAAGTcacgaaaaaagagagaaaaagacaacgaaataattttagaaggaCAAAGACTAATTACAGATGCCTTAAAATCTGGTGTAATTCCAAgtgtgataatttataatgatccATCTATTATAGCAACATTAAAACTTCCTGAAGaagttaaattatacaaagttCCTTATAAAACAATCCAATTATGGTCTGCTTTAACTACTTCTCCTGGATTATtaggtattaatatattttaaatatataatatttaatatatagatattgttaaatttaacatttaaatgatttcatttgtatttttttttcatgacaggaatttttaaaactccagatgtaaataataatattcctgtTAACAATGCTTTACCACTTACTATCATTTGTGATAATATAAGAGATCCAGGAAATTTAGGCTCAATTATGAGAGTTGCTACAGCAGTAGGCTgtgagaaattaatattaatgaaaggtatgattttaaatttatgatcaaattaataattttttaaaaaataagttattaaatgaagatttaatatttataggatGTGTAGATCTATGGGATCCTAAAGTACTTAGAAGTGCAGCTGGTACTC
This region of Apis mellifera strain DH4 linkage group LG14, Amel_HAv3.1, whole genome shotgun sequence genomic DNA includes:
- the LOC724247 gene encoding rRNA methyltransferase 3, mitochondrial, which produces MLFLNIMYNNIQSFRYVKTFNILNLNITRTYTRWVSRRPIAIINEDELYECNDTTKPEISRQRRVSTRKSKRTKFSQETKNKETEITAKKNKFMKLKENDKIITSLMTKLKSRKKREKDNEIILEGQRLITDALKSGVIPSVIIYNDPSIIATLKLPEEVKLYKVPYKTIQLWSALTTSPGLLGIFKTPDVNNNIPVNNALPLTIICDNIRDPGNLGSIMRVATAVGCEKLILMKGCVDLWDPKVLRSAAGTHFQLPILAFPTWDEIPSVITEDSNIFITDSNFGDEFLSYYSSDILQSSLQIFDINPEEFKSKFSLNDNKEDEIIPKNKNMMRQFMLKFPIIPYYSIDYTKKKSVIILSGETEGLNFNSYKFLKERNSIRINIPLIKGVDSLNVGVALSIVIFEIKRQFFKKVNKL